A region from the Sandaracinus amylolyticus genome encodes:
- a CDS encoding cytochrome-c peroxidase has translation MRRWIPIALLALGCSEPLTGLRAECAELGLDDTECETIAAWRLQDALPPARGNAYADDPRAAELGRAIFFDTGFSTVPDVSCATCHRADRAFQDGVAVSEVIAGSPGARNSPTLYNAAWNDGFFFWDGRADSLWSQPLFAFENEIEMRTTRLAIAHRIASEYGDEYEAIFGALPALDGLPAEGKPGDPSWEALREEDRDAVNRVVANVGKALEAYMRRIVSGPSALDRYLDGDRDALDDDARRGLARFVKSGCATCHSGPMLADGAFRLTAASGTDGDRGRAEGIEILLASPFSAAGPYFDQDAGEALTLPEGPSEDDEGRFRTPSLRNIAQTAPYGRSGTRDLESFITSSFFYEEGDERVIAAFLRALDGAPPPSEWTDP, from the coding sequence ATGCGACGCTGGATCCCGATCGCGCTGCTCGCCCTCGGCTGCAGCGAGCCGCTCACCGGGCTGCGCGCCGAGTGCGCCGAGCTCGGGCTCGACGACACCGAGTGCGAGACGATCGCGGCGTGGCGCCTGCAGGACGCGCTGCCGCCGGCGCGCGGGAACGCGTACGCCGACGATCCGCGCGCGGCCGAGCTGGGGCGCGCGATCTTCTTCGACACCGGGTTCTCGACGGTGCCCGACGTGAGCTGCGCGACGTGCCATCGCGCCGATCGCGCGTTCCAGGACGGCGTCGCGGTGTCCGAGGTGATCGCGGGATCGCCCGGCGCGCGCAACAGCCCGACGCTCTACAACGCGGCGTGGAACGACGGCTTCTTCTTCTGGGACGGGCGCGCCGACAGCCTGTGGTCGCAGCCGCTCTTCGCGTTCGAGAACGAGATCGAGATGCGCACGACGCGCCTCGCGATCGCGCATCGCATCGCGAGCGAGTACGGCGACGAGTACGAGGCGATCTTCGGCGCGCTCCCCGCGCTCGACGGTCTTCCCGCCGAGGGAAAGCCCGGCGACCCGAGCTGGGAGGCGCTGCGCGAGGAGGACCGCGACGCGGTGAACCGCGTCGTCGCGAACGTGGGCAAGGCGCTCGAGGCGTACATGCGACGCATCGTGAGCGGACCGAGCGCGCTCGATCGCTACCTCGACGGAGATCGCGACGCGCTCGACGACGACGCGCGGCGCGGGCTCGCGCGCTTCGTGAAGTCGGGGTGCGCGACGTGCCACTCGGGGCCGATGCTCGCGGACGGCGCGTTCCGGCTGACGGCGGCGAGCGGGACCGACGGAGATCGCGGGCGCGCGGAGGGCATCGAGATCTTGCTCGCGAGCCCGTTCAGCGCGGCGGGACCCTACTTCGATCAAGACGCGGGCGAGGCGCTGACGTTGCCCGAGGGGCCGAGCGAGGACGACGAAGGCCGGTTCCGCACTCCGTCGCTGCGCAACATCGCGCAGACCGCGCCGTACGGGCGGAGCGGGACGCGCGATCTCGAGTCGTTCATCACGAGCAGCTTCTTTTACGAAGAGGGCGACGAGCGGGTGATCGCCGCGTTCCTCCGCGCGCTCGACGGTGCGCCGCCGCCGAGCGAGTGGACGGACCCGTAG
- a CDS encoding sigma factor-like helix-turn-helix DNA-binding protein encodes MSDESALESVIARGRARFAGTSVTADALAAFVRPHLADGETVQGALEGAHVLDVYLACACAAGDAAALAAFEKSVLDGVAPAISRIDASPQLAAEIAQELRVKLLVAEPGAPARITRYAGRGPLRSWVQVAAIRAAYDRKRRARDEVEADDEKLLDASLAGSPEHDALGAESRALLKEALAEGMRALSARERTVLRMHLVEDVSTESIARFYRVHRGTVARWISGAHEQVLAHVKRALLRERGLGPEALESMLRLAGSQLDVSLSVLLR; translated from the coding sequence ATGTCGGACGAGAGCGCGCTCGAGTCGGTGATCGCGCGTGGCCGCGCGCGCTTCGCGGGCACGTCGGTGACGGCGGACGCGCTCGCGGCGTTCGTGCGGCCGCACCTCGCCGACGGAGAGACGGTGCAGGGCGCGCTCGAGGGCGCGCACGTGCTCGACGTGTACCTCGCGTGCGCGTGCGCGGCGGGGGACGCGGCGGCGCTCGCGGCGTTCGAGAAGAGCGTGCTCGACGGAGTGGCGCCCGCGATCTCGCGGATCGACGCGTCACCGCAGCTCGCGGCGGAGATCGCGCAGGAGCTGCGCGTGAAGCTGCTGGTCGCGGAGCCCGGCGCGCCGGCGCGCATCACGCGCTACGCGGGCCGCGGGCCGCTGCGGAGCTGGGTCCAGGTCGCGGCAATCCGCGCGGCGTACGATCGCAAGCGCCGCGCGCGCGACGAGGTCGAGGCCGACGACGAGAAGCTGCTCGACGCGTCGCTCGCGGGCAGCCCCGAGCACGACGCGCTCGGCGCGGAGAGCCGCGCGCTCTTGAAAGAAGCGCTCGCGGAGGGAATGCGGGCGCTGAGCGCGCGCGAGCGCACCGTGCTGCGGATGCACTTGGTGGAGGACGTCTCGACCGAGTCGATCGCGCGCTTCTATCGCGTGCACCGAGGCACGGTCGCGCGGTGGATCAGCGGCGCGCACGAGCAGGTGCTCGCGCACGTGAAGCGGGCGCTGCTGCGTGAGCGCGGGCTCGGGCCCGAGGCGCTCGAGAGCATGCTGCGGCTCGCGGGCAGTCAGCTCGACGTGTCGCTCAGCGTGCTGCTGCGGTGA
- a CDS encoding serine/threonine-protein kinase PknK has translation MSLRPPSAHITYGLIVSHVPLEELAAFVDGRLEGDAVSRVEQELDRCAECRAIVGQLARDVEHAGTAAAARAKEDATLRALGETVHDPLLGALIGGRYRVRSRLGAGAMGVVYAAEHVLLGREVALKVLHPELARSAEIARRFRNEARAAAAVGHPGIALVIDLGRTEGGAPFLVMEKLEGQGLDALLQDARILAPPRAARIARDIALAVHAAHERGIVHRDLKPANVFLAGSRERVKVLDFGISKIAELASLEATRTGAVMGTPQYMAPEQFVDASRVGPAADVYALGAILYRMLAGRPPHDASTLPALARAATSEAPPALRDVASQIPAGLAAIVHRALSREPTDRHASMAQLAEGLAPWAETTSIERAPATLPPPSDTRRAVVAVRVIGVRDASALRASMARHGGRLVDDALVVFGHETWTGDELAHAIAAALDGASYATSLLVAPARLTRGGEISIATVDLASPARGGVLVSAAFAPLLGTRYQLDDAGDGFVRIAGARASRDAAPLVGRDVERAQLGAWLDTVLDEARPEVFVLRGAPGIGKTRLTQELAARLAPERGFVVLSSRCDPRGARRPFAAMGGLVAGLDPVLAAWREGDARTPAELADAARRVASLAPDASASGIGELLDVTLDAQAGQGGGARATRDRARVAALDVLGARAHASPLAIVLEDVQWADVASLDLLAELSVRAASAPLAVFLSARDDAPPLDEAVARGLPITELRVRGLRRRDVAQLARAELGDVVPDALIHALHERSGGNPFFVQQLCAALGRAPSASALPPSVEGAVQAQLDALGEIEREICRRASIVEGAFGAPELAALGVPDAAPFLDELARRELLRRLPGEATRYAFRTPLLAEVIAGLLGDTTRRESHARFAAWLEASGETTSERVARHWEGAGEPARASRAYVDAAIAALRRGDVEATERCASRAVALGVAEDARHALHLARAEALEVLGRQSAQAEALEAALGAARTAGERAAARTLLAVVRQRLGRSEDALALLETAVVEAEESGDPEALARALGKRSAVLVYASRLDEAAASLVRAERLVTLRVPQLRAEAAVWRAQLAAARGDLGDRHHAYWAAVELYREMGDLRLAAGAGVNLADVLNRVRAFDDAERALLEALERCRRLSMHLMEGYALANLAYARLQLGRADEALATLDDAERIAKSAGEERLARYARLYRVLATARAARHHDAIALATALIDDAHVVAERPVEALALGARARSHLACDRREAALDDARRAITIRDAIGSLEEDDVELFVTLAAALAACGHDDDAMRARARADAERASVAARISDAEWRARYLEGTLTAAAR, from the coding sequence TTGTCCCTCCGCCCACCGAGCGCTCATATAACCTACGGGCTCATCGTGTCGCACGTGCCTCTCGAAGAGCTCGCGGCGTTCGTCGACGGACGCCTCGAAGGCGACGCGGTGTCGCGCGTCGAGCAAGAGCTCGATCGCTGCGCCGAGTGCCGCGCGATCGTCGGACAGCTCGCGCGCGATGTCGAGCACGCGGGCACCGCCGCCGCGGCCCGTGCGAAGGAGGACGCGACGCTGCGAGCGCTCGGCGAGACCGTCCACGATCCGCTGCTCGGCGCGCTGATCGGTGGGCGCTACCGCGTGCGATCGCGGCTCGGCGCGGGCGCGATGGGCGTGGTGTACGCCGCCGAGCACGTGCTCCTCGGGCGCGAGGTCGCGCTCAAGGTGCTGCACCCCGAGCTCGCGCGCAGCGCCGAGATCGCGCGTCGCTTCCGCAACGAGGCGCGCGCCGCCGCGGCAGTCGGTCATCCCGGCATCGCGCTGGTGATCGATCTCGGGCGCACCGAGGGCGGCGCGCCGTTCCTCGTGATGGAGAAGCTCGAAGGGCAGGGCCTCGACGCGCTGCTCCAGGACGCGCGCATCCTCGCGCCGCCGCGCGCGGCGCGCATCGCGCGCGACATCGCGCTCGCGGTGCACGCCGCGCACGAGCGCGGGATCGTCCATCGCGATCTGAAGCCCGCGAACGTGTTCCTCGCGGGCTCGCGCGAGCGCGTGAAGGTGCTCGACTTCGGCATCTCGAAGATCGCGGAGCTCGCGAGCCTCGAGGCGACGCGCACCGGCGCGGTGATGGGCACGCCGCAGTACATGGCGCCCGAGCAGTTCGTCGATGCATCGCGCGTCGGGCCCGCCGCCGACGTCTACGCGCTCGGCGCGATCCTCTATCGCATGCTCGCGGGCCGTCCTCCGCACGACGCGAGCACGCTGCCCGCGCTGGCGCGCGCCGCGACGAGCGAAGCCCCGCCCGCGCTGCGCGACGTCGCATCGCAGATCCCCGCAGGGCTCGCGGCGATCGTGCATCGCGCGCTCTCTCGTGAGCCCACCGATCGACACGCGTCGATGGCGCAGCTCGCGGAGGGGCTCGCGCCCTGGGCCGAGACCACGAGCATCGAGCGCGCGCCCGCGACGCTGCCGCCGCCGAGCGACACCCGGCGCGCGGTCGTCGCAGTGCGCGTGATCGGTGTCCGCGACGCGAGCGCGCTGCGCGCGAGCATGGCGCGTCACGGAGGGCGCCTCGTCGACGACGCGCTCGTCGTGTTCGGCCACGAGACCTGGACCGGCGACGAGCTCGCGCACGCGATCGCCGCTGCGCTCGACGGCGCGTCGTACGCGACGTCGCTGCTCGTCGCGCCCGCGCGCCTCACGCGCGGCGGTGAGATCTCGATCGCGACCGTCGATCTCGCGTCGCCGGCGCGCGGCGGCGTGCTCGTGTCGGCCGCGTTCGCGCCGCTGCTCGGCACGCGCTACCAGCTCGACGACGCGGGCGACGGCTTCGTACGCATCGCGGGGGCGCGCGCGTCGCGCGACGCGGCGCCGCTCGTCGGTCGCGACGTCGAGCGCGCGCAGCTCGGCGCCTGGCTCGACACCGTGCTCGACGAGGCGCGCCCCGAGGTGTTCGTGCTGCGCGGCGCACCCGGGATCGGAAAGACCCGGCTCACGCAGGAGCTCGCCGCGCGGCTCGCGCCCGAGCGCGGGTTCGTCGTGCTCTCGTCGCGCTGCGATCCGCGCGGCGCGCGCCGACCGTTCGCCGCGATGGGCGGGCTCGTCGCGGGCCTCGATCCCGTGCTCGCGGCGTGGCGTGAGGGCGACGCGCGCACGCCCGCCGAGCTCGCCGACGCCGCGCGCCGTGTCGCGTCGCTCGCGCCCGACGCCAGCGCGAGCGGGATCGGGGAGCTCCTCGACGTCACGCTCGACGCGCAGGCGGGGCAAGGCGGCGGGGCGCGCGCCACCCGCGATCGCGCGCGCGTCGCGGCGCTCGACGTGCTCGGCGCGCGCGCCCATGCGTCGCCGCTCGCGATCGTCCTCGAGGACGTGCAGTGGGCCGACGTCGCGTCCCTCGATCTCCTCGCCGAGCTCTCGGTGCGCGCGGCGAGCGCGCCGCTCGCCGTGTTCCTCTCGGCGCGCGACGACGCGCCGCCGCTCGACGAGGCGGTCGCGCGCGGCCTGCCGATCACCGAGCTCCGGGTCCGCGGCCTTCGTCGTCGCGACGTCGCGCAGCTCGCGCGCGCCGAGCTCGGCGACGTCGTGCCCGACGCGCTGATCCACGCGCTGCACGAGCGCAGCGGCGGCAATCCGTTCTTCGTGCAGCAGCTGTGCGCCGCGCTCGGTCGTGCGCCGAGCGCGAGCGCGCTCCCGCCGAGCGTCGAGGGCGCGGTGCAGGCGCAGCTCGACGCGCTCGGCGAGATCGAGCGCGAGATCTGCCGGCGCGCGTCGATCGTCGAGGGCGCGTTCGGCGCCCCCGAGCTCGCGGCGCTCGGCGTGCCCGACGCGGCGCCGTTCCTCGACGAGCTCGCGCGGCGCGAGCTGCTGCGGCGCCTGCCCGGCGAAGCGACACGCTACGCGTTCCGCACGCCGCTGCTCGCCGAGGTGATCGCGGGCCTGCTGGGCGACACCACGCGGCGCGAGTCACACGCGCGCTTCGCGGCGTGGCTCGAGGCGTCGGGCGAGACGACGAGCGAGCGCGTCGCGCGCCACTGGGAAGGTGCCGGCGAGCCCGCGCGGGCGTCGCGCGCGTACGTCGACGCGGCGATCGCGGCGCTGCGTCGCGGCGACGTCGAGGCCACCGAGCGCTGCGCGTCGCGCGCCGTCGCGCTCGGGGTCGCGGAGGACGCGCGCCACGCGCTCCACCTCGCGCGCGCCGAGGCGCTCGAGGTGCTCGGTCGACAGAGCGCGCAGGCCGAGGCGCTCGAGGCCGCGCTCGGCGCCGCGCGCACCGCCGGCGAGCGAGCCGCGGCGCGCACGCTCCTCGCCGTGGTGCGCCAGCGCCTCGGTCGTTCCGAGGACGCGCTCGCGCTGCTCGAGACCGCGGTCGTCGAGGCCGAGGAGAGCGGTGATCCCGAGGCGCTCGCGCGTGCGCTCGGCAAGCGCTCCGCGGTGCTCGTCTATGCGTCGCGGCTCGACGAGGCGGCAGCGTCGCTGGTGCGCGCGGAGCGCCTCGTCACGCTGCGGGTGCCCCAGCTGCGCGCCGAGGCCGCGGTGTGGCGCGCGCAGCTCGCGGCAGCGCGCGGCGACCTCGGCGATCGCCACCACGCGTACTGGGCCGCGGTCGAGCTCTATCGCGAGATGGGCGATCTGCGCCTCGCCGCGGGCGCCGGCGTGAACCTCGCCGACGTGCTCAACCGCGTGCGCGCCTTCGACGACGCGGAGCGCGCGCTCCTCGAAGCGCTCGAGCGCTGTCGCCGCCTCTCGATGCACCTCATGGAGGGCTACGCGCTCGCGAACCTCGCCTATGCGCGCCTCCAGCTCGGCCGCGCCGACGAAGCGCTCGCGACGCTCGACGACGCGGAGCGCATCGCGAAGAGCGCGGGCGAGGAGCGCCTCGCCCGTTACGCACGCCTCTATCGCGTGCTCGCCACCGCGCGTGCCGCGCGCCACCACGACGCGATCGCGCTCGCGACCGCGCTGATCGACGACGCGCACGTCGTCGCCGAGCGCCCCGTCGAAGCGCTCGCCCTCGGCGCTCGCGCGAGGTCGCATCTGGCGTGCGATCGGCGCGAGGCCGCGCTCGACGACGCACGGCGCGCGATCACGATCCGCGACGCGATCGGCTCGCTCGAAGAGGACGACGTCGAGCTCTTCGTGACGCTCGCGGCCGCGCTCGCCGCGTGCGGCCACGACGACGACGCGATGCGCGCCCGCGCGCGCGCCGACGCCGAGCGCGCATCGGTCGCCGCGCGCATCAGCGACGCCGAGTGGCGCGCGCGCTACCTCGAAGGAACGCTCACCGCAGCAGCACGCTGA